AATTCTCAGAACAGAAGGTGACCTTAACAAATTGTGTTTTTTAAGCAAAATATGTTGTGTGCATGGTGATAGTGGTggaagagaaggaaggaaaaaagGCAAGGCCACGGGTAAATGAAAGGCATGCAATACCGCCAAGATGACTTAATTTTGAGTTAAATGTCAACAGTTGCATTCACCTCCCAAAATCTTGTAATAATCATAAAAACATTGAACACTTGGGGCTGAATTGAGTTTGAAGGCAAAGAGGCAAGTTAAGCAACCACTATAAATGGAATTATTCTGTAAAGCTAATCATGTCCCTTTCACAGTTTCTGATGTTGCCATGACACCCATAGAATCCTATGTGGAGCAAAACTATTGATACATTTATAAGTGTTGCCCTACTTTAAACGGTTACATGTGCTATCAGCATCATAAGAATGGGATAAATAGTTTGCTGCCATTCCATGCATCTGCATGTGTTTTCATTAAATTATTTGGGGAATTAATTACGGAATTGACTAAGGCTACAATGGAATGTAGGAAATTACAATGCAGGAAGGAGTACGTATCATTTGCTAGTGTATGATGTATGTATATAAACTGGAATCTATTGCATTGTAAGGGCCAGTAAACTTCTTGCATCATTAATAATATAAACTTTTATTTCATGGCTCGTAATGACCATTTATTGAGTGGCAAGTTTATAGTTTGCTGCATTTTGCACAGGTCAAAAAAAATCTACATCAATCAGTTCAATGTGTCAGAAATGCAACAAAGAAATACAGCTGCAATACAAACTTTATACTTACAGAGCAAATACAAGACTATGTTATACAAAGGGATTTTTTTCTGCTGATTATGACCTTGGATTAACATTGCCCCCCTCCTCCAGCCATGTGTTATCATTTGACCAATGGTCACTGTAAGTTTAAGCAGGGTTCATGATCGAAATGCCTCCATTTTTAAAGAATTAATCCCTGGCTCATCTACAAACCATTAGTGTCTAGCACCTTATGAAGGTTTTTGGGGGAAGGGTCATCTCATTTGGGTCTCTTCCATATAAGCTCTCGATTGTGTTTTGTTTCAATGAAGGTTTAATTAATATGATATTCCAATGACTGTTATTAATGTTTTCCCAAAATGATGTGCACTTGTATTTAAAAAGAATTTACAAACTGCGCTTAATGTCTACATTGCAATTTTATAATGGAAACCAATTGTTAGCGTATTTTGTTCAAAGTGCAcatggttaattgttgtttttgaaaataaattttaaaatatgcaTATAATTTTGATTGCACTCTGTAATCTCTGTGCTTCACTATTTCCAGGTACTTGTCTATACCCAGTTCTCAATGTTCCATCACTTTGCAGCCAAGGTTCATTTTCCTCAGCACCAAGGTCTAGAATTCCTTTCATAAACTCTATTTGTCCACCTCACTTTTCAAGatactcagattcagatttatttgtcacgtcgacatcaaaatatacagtgaaatgtgtcatctgtgTTTACAgccaacacaatccaaggatgagctgggggcagccagcaagtgttgctACATATCCTGGTgctaacataacatgcccacaaagtTAAGCAGAACTACACAAGTAGCAGCGACAACAAGACAAAATGACAACAAAACAACCCCATCCTATattccccacccactcacacataaAACATGCTTCCAGCCTCAGGACGGGCTCCCTCCGGGCCTCCAGCCCTTGCCCTTGGACTCTCAGACCGGGCCTCCATCCTCCAGTCCCTGTATCATATTCATAGATTTGCAGCCGTCGAGTTTCTGACTACCCCAGGACTGTGATGTTCAGGCCTCGGCCCCAGGACTTGCTGGTCACAAGACTTTGACTTTCGGGCCTTGACTTCCAGCCTTGCACGAACCTCCAACCCTGGGACTTGCTGACCTGGGGGCTCCACTGGCCCATGTGCCTCCTGCCCACATGGACCTCTGACCTGGGTGTCTCTGACCGCCGACCCAACCTCCAGGTTTGCTGGCCTTTGACTGTGGAACACTCTGAACGCTGAAAGCCTACTTTTTAAACCAAACCTTTATAAGCATCCACCCTAGGTGTGGCTGTAAAATTTTGACCTGGACTAGTACATTATTCCCAAGTCTTGGACTGGATCGTCAAGTCTACTTTTTTGTTGTATTCCCATGCAGTCCATGTGCACCTCAGTCTTAAATAAACTCAGTAACTTCTGAGATAACAAAATTACACAAAATTCAAACCCTCTTCATTGTGAAATGCCTAATATCTGTCTCCCTGTCGTGGCTAGAAGAAATGAGACTGTTTGCATCGGTCCTGTCAACCTCTGTTATTTGTTTTGACGAGATTAAGGCTCACGCTCCTGAGCTCCAGTGAGTATTGGCCAATTTGACCTGATCTCTCCTCACGACAACCTTTTCATCCCAGGAATATAGTGAATGTACTGTGTAGTGGCTACAGGGCTGCTATTCCTTCTATTGGTTTGCAGTCCAAAACTTTGCACGGTACCAGTAATAAGGTCTCCTGAATCTGAAGACTAAACAAGCATGTGAGACTTGTGCTTTCAACCGATTCTTCCTCTTGTACCTACATGTTTACTTTCTACATTTCACAAgcatcaagatccctctgttattCCACATTTACTAGTGTctcaaagacataggagcagaattaggccattcagcccattgaggctgctgtgccattccatcacggctgatcccggatctcattcaaccccatacacctgccttctcgccatattctttgatgtcccgactgatcaggaaacaactTCCGCCTCAacaacacacgtaaaatgctggaggaactcagcaggccaagcagtcaATGTTTAGGGCCGAGACAATTTGGCAGGAATGTTGACTTCTTTCAGAGGTTGACAGAACTTCTGCTTAAATATGCccacagatttggcctccacctcGGTCTgcgacagagcattccacagatttactactctctggctaaaaatattcctccttatctctgttctaaagggttgcctttcaattttgaggctgtgccctctagttctggatacccccacaataggaaacatcctctccacatccaccttatctagtcctttcaacatctgataggtttcaatcagatccccaagcattcttgtaaattccagtgagtacaggcccaaaactgccaaacgctcctcatatgttgaccttttcattcccggaatcatcttcgtgaacattctctggactctcttcaatgacgacacatcctttctgagatatggggcccaaaactgttaacaatactccaagtgcagcctgactagcgtCTTATAAAGGCTCTAGTCTTTACATTGTTCTAAATTTTTTTCTGTGCAAAGTGCACCACATCATATTTACCCAATTGGTATTGCAATTGCTAAACCCTGCTCCTTTACTCAACTGGTGTGTATATATACCCAGAGAGACCGCCTTCTCCTAGTGGTTCGCTTTgtccccgtcctctactcttgAAATCTCCCAGGATTCTTTTGAAACTCAACAgtttcactggaaaatttatttaAACATATATCTGTTGTATGGCATCCAAAACAGCATTAATTAAAAGTGTATTGAATTATTAATTCCAAATTCCAGTGCAAAAATCGGCTGGTCTGGCATCAAACATCAAGATTAGTTGAATTTTCCTCCCCTTAAAATTTTAGCAATTTTACATTCTCTTATGTTTTACCCGGCATTCTCATATTTGACATTACGTCGAAGTAGCTTTATTCTCAGGGAAGTAATTGCAAGAGTTTTTGCGATCAAGACTGGATAATCCAGTCACTTGTGTATTTTGTTACAATCGAATACCAACATTCTAATATCTTACCGGACCGCTGATCTTACAAGGTCAGCTAAGTGCATTAATAAGGGTTTCAAATTCATCGAACCTGTGCTTGTAACAAGACAGTGGTTCATATCCTGAACCAGCACGTCATTCCTAGGTCTAGTAGTGGATCTTCAAATAGATCATATTCCCATCGCCGGCGACCAGGGTCTAGAGTGTAGCGCAAATCTAGCACTGGGGAGATCGGAATGATAGAAatagcagcatccgtggaaagaagAACGACGACCGACAGCCTAGAAGCGGATCACAAGAATTACTGGCAGCAATGCCATTGATGCCCCAAAAAAATGAATAACTGTCAAATTTCGAAGACACAAAAGATGGCAGAtgccggaatctggagcaacaaacaagacGCCGATTATGTTTAACTTgtgtttccttttctttttgaGAACGCTGCTTATCCGATgcccgtgatgctgctgcaagtgggTTTTTTTATTACACCCGTACAGCCATGTCTCGACCCGGAaggtcgactgtccatttcccttcactgatgctgcctgaaccgCTTGGTTCCTCAGCATCTTGCCAGTCGTTTGTTTAGTTGTATTTAATAATTAAAGGTTCAAACCGCTGATAGCTTTTTAAATGAATTTGATTTGTTACGCGATGCCTTTGCCCTGCGGAGCCGGGCGTCACTTCCTGGCGTCAGTAATACCGTAGTTTGGTGCTCAAGGTCGTCGTCTCATTGATAAAAGTTCCACCCAGTGACAGAGTAACTTTTTGGAGAGCCGACGTTCGGGAATGCGCCGCGCTCTGAGCTCGCGATGGCTGTTGGCGGGAGTGTCCTTATCTGCAGGAGCCGCTTTGGGGCTCGGATACGGAACCTACCGGCACCAGGAAGCTTGCGGTCATCTCCAGCGTTTCCCCGTGATTCCGATCCCGTCCGTTACCGCGGATGCCATTGGCAACGAGTCCCTGGTGCCGCTGGCTCCTGCTCAGCTCAGCCCAGGCAGGACGACCGAAATCATGAAGTTCGGCTTCCCCTCTCTGTCCCATATCAAGACCCGCGAATCGTACGTGTTGGCTTATGACCCCCGCACCAGGAACGCCCTGTGGGTGCTGGAGCATTTGGACGCGGCCAGGCTGGGCCTGTCCTGCTCCGACCGCAGCCGCAGTGAGTTCAAGGAGGACCAGTCTGTACACGAATACCACCGAGCACAGAACGCGGACTATAAAGGTAGCGGCTTTGACCGGGGTCACTTGGCAGCGGCCGGCAACCATAAACAGAGCCAGAAATGCATGGATGATACCTTCTACCTCAGCAACATCGTACCGCAGGTAAGCAGGAGGGAAGCACACTAGCATCCCGATACACAAACAGATGATGCTTAAACGGTCAGCAGGTGAGAAAGCATCAGTGAGGAGAgatacagaatcaatgaacaatctgctggagagactcagccgGTTGAGTAGAGAGAAAGTGTCAGCGTTTCGGGTCGAAGCCCCTGCACCTGTAATTTCTTGTGTCTACACAAAATCAACGTTTTCAAGTTGAGGATCCGTCATCAGAACTGGCAAAGATGTTTCGAGTCGCAGagacagggagatggagagggaacaGAGAGAATGCTTGTGATAGGGCGCAGACCAAAGTTGTCAAGGTaatatttttttccaaaaaaaacagcAATTGGAGCGAGCAACTCGGTCCAGAGATAAATTGAAAACaaaggtactactacagttgtgaGAAAAGTGGGTTTAGTTGAAATGATTAAACTTGTTATTAAGGCCTGAGGGTTGTAACACGCTGTTCCTTGAGCTTTGCTTGGTATCACTGCAGAATGCAAAGACAAAGGTCATAGTGGGGGTACGATGGGGACGAGTAACTTGAAGCGCGGGATCACTCTCACAGACTGTTCAGCAGTGTAGTCACCAATGTGTATTTGGTTTCTCGGATACATCAATGGCAATACAAGAAAAAGAAGGTGTAATTGAATTATTGCTTTGCCCTGTGAGGGCACGGAAACTTTATCCTCGTTGTGGTTGGCAGCAGACCATTCAGAGGGTATTGTACCCTCCCTGACTCCCTGGTCCAATCTCCTATTTCCACAATCTGATCTGCTTCTCTCAGCACTTTCCCATACAGCTCTGGCAGATCCATTGCCTGTCCCTTTACCGTGTCCCTTCCGACCTTCAAGGAACCCAAagagtccttgcaggtgaggaagTATTTCATTTGCACGTCCAGTGCTGTGTATTGGATTTGGTGCTTGCGATGTGATCTTGTCTACAGTGGAAATAGGTTGGCTGAACACATTGCAGAACATCTCCATTACCTTCGAAAGGGGGAGAACTGTAAACTTCCAGTCATCTGACATTTTAATTCTCGGTCCCAGCGCCATTCTGACCTCTGCCTTTGGCCTTCAGTGTTGCTCCAAAGGTGTTCAGGATCAGGCTCAAGGATCAGCACCTCACCCTCTGCCTTGTTATGTTACAACCATCAGGGCTTGATACTGAGTTTAATCGCTTAAAGTAGAACCCTCTTTTTTTGTAGATATGGCTATACCTGTATGTTGTTGTTTCAGTTTAAATTTCTCTTTCTATCATTTTGTCCATTACAAGTTCCTAAAGTCATTGTTACCTCCACAACTTACCACAAGCACAATTTATCAAAGGTACTTACCACAGATATTCCCTCTACACTCCATCTCTCCCTTCAGCAATTTAAAGCACACTTGTGATTTCACTTTTCCAGTTCTAGT
This DNA window, taken from Mobula hypostoma chromosome 21, sMobHyp1.1, whole genome shotgun sequence, encodes the following:
- the endog gene encoding endonuclease G, mitochondrial is translated as MRRALSSRWLLAGVSLSAGAALGLGYGTYRHQEACGHLQRFPVIPIPSVTADAIGNESLVPLAPAQLSPGRTTEIMKFGFPSLSHIKTRESYVLAYDPRTRNALWVLEHLDAARLGLSCSDRSRSEFKEDQSVHEYHRAQNADYKGSGFDRGHLAAAGNHKQSQKCMDDTFYLSNIVPQNANLNKSAWNNLEKYCRSLTKYNKNVFVCTGPLYLPRQESDGKVYVKYQVIGKNSVAVPTHIFKVVILEKHSGEIELRSYVMPNQPVSENIPLESFLVPIESIERASGLLFVSNILKRTNNLKAISASSK